One window from the genome of Alkalihalobacillus sp. LMS6 encodes:
- a CDS encoding LytTR family DNA-binding domain-containing protein has product MPNTEIRTLIVDDEKYGREELIYLLRLFPAIVVVGEAQSGQEAIAKVMELQPDLLFLDIEMPEMNGKEVATIMKQMKNPPYLVFATAYPQFAVDAFQLQAKGYLVKPINEVQLAETITQVEEALQAKSSQEKTSPIGKLAVEKDDTIHFLDPEAILYAYRDEKNTKMVTDQNVFETKLTLKELEYRLTPYSFFRVHKSYLVNTAYITEMNAWFNGAYQLSLNGMQEQIPVSRNYVKSLRKMIEL; this is encoded by the coding sequence ATGCCAAATACAGAAATACGTACGCTTATTGTGGACGACGAAAAATATGGACGAGAAGAATTGATTTACTTACTTCGGCTATTCCCAGCTATCGTCGTTGTGGGAGAAGCACAATCTGGGCAGGAAGCCATCGCAAAAGTCATGGAGCTCCAACCTGATTTACTTTTTCTAGATATTGAAATGCCGGAAATGAATGGAAAAGAAGTCGCTACGATTATGAAACAAATGAAAAACCCTCCATATCTCGTTTTTGCAACGGCGTATCCACAATTTGCCGTTGATGCGTTTCAGCTACAAGCTAAAGGGTATCTCGTTAAACCTATTAACGAAGTCCAGCTAGCTGAAACCATTACTCAAGTTGAAGAAGCACTACAGGCTAAATCCTCACAAGAGAAGACAAGTCCCATAGGCAAGCTAGCCGTTGAAAAGGATGACACGATTCACTTTCTTGATCCTGAAGCGATTCTTTACGCTTATCGGGATGAGAAGAACACAAAAATGGTAACGGACCAAAATGTGTTTGAAACAAAATTGACGTTAAAAGAATTAGAATACCGTTTAACACCGTATTCCTTCTTCCGCGTCCATAAAAGTTACTTAGTTAATACTGCTTATATAACAGAAATGAACGCTTGGTTTAATGGCGCTTACCAACTCTCGTTAAATGGCATGCAAGAACAAATACCAGTGAGTCGTAATTATGTTAAATCATTGCGAAAAATGATTGAATTGTAG
- a CDS encoding carbon starvation protein A, which produces MITFLIALVLLFVGYFTYGKFVEKVFQPKADRPTPAYTQADGVDYLPMGKNKNALIQLISIAGVGPIFGPIMGALYGPVAFIWIVLGCIFAGAVHDYLTGMISIRNGGAHLPELAGRFLGKAMKHVVNAFSILLLLLVGTVFVASPADLLYDLVNGSVPVIIFVVLIFIYFLLATVLPINKIIGNIYPYIGALLLFSTVGIGVALIWNQAPIPELSFENTHPAGAAIFPLLFLTISCGALSGFHATQSPIISRTTQNESQGRRIFYGMMIAEGMIAMIWAAAAMSLFDGPVSLNELINTIGTGGIVSEISTAMLGPVVGTLAILGVIILPITSGDTAFRSARMIIADYIKVPQMKIMNRIWIAAPLFIVSIFLTTVDFTMLWQYFNWANQSTAVIALWIGAMFLYIARRNYWIAIIPAWFMSVTATAYIMNAPIGFNLPMQVSVIISILFTVLLTVLFFRAASKRRASNHPLEDDVSDWKQSA; this is translated from the coding sequence ATGATTACTTTTTTAATTGCTTTAGTCTTACTATTTGTTGGTTATTTTACGTACGGCAAATTTGTAGAAAAAGTCTTTCAACCAAAAGCAGACCGTCCTACACCAGCCTATACACAAGCTGATGGCGTCGACTACTTGCCGATGGGTAAAAATAAAAATGCCTTAATTCAACTTATTAGTATTGCAGGTGTCGGTCCCATTTTCGGTCCGATTATGGGTGCGCTTTATGGCCCAGTTGCCTTTATCTGGATTGTACTAGGCTGTATATTTGCAGGAGCTGTACATGACTATTTAACAGGTATGATTTCGATTCGAAACGGTGGCGCCCATTTACCAGAACTTGCAGGGCGATTTTTAGGAAAAGCAATGAAACACGTTGTAAATGCTTTCTCAATCTTACTTTTACTTCTTGTTGGTACTGTATTCGTTGCATCACCAGCAGACTTACTTTATGACTTAGTCAATGGTTCTGTTCCTGTTATCATTTTCGTTGTACTTATCTTTATATATTTCTTATTAGCAACGGTTCTACCAATTAACAAGATTATCGGAAATATTTACCCTTATATTGGCGCTTTATTATTGTTTAGCACTGTCGGTATTGGTGTGGCTCTTATTTGGAATCAAGCACCCATTCCAGAATTATCGTTTGAAAATACGCACCCAGCTGGAGCAGCGATTTTCCCACTATTATTTTTAACAATCTCATGTGGCGCTTTATCTGGATTTCATGCAACCCAATCGCCAATTATTTCAAGAACAACACAAAACGAAAGCCAAGGCCGTCGAATTTTTTATGGCATGATGATTGCGGAAGGTATGATCGCAATGATTTGGGCTGCTGCGGCAATGAGTTTATTTGATGGCCCTGTTAGTTTGAATGAATTGATCAACACCATTGGTACTGGTGGAATTGTATCAGAAATCTCTACAGCTATGCTTGGACCAGTTGTTGGTACACTAGCGATTCTCGGTGTAATCATTCTTCCAATTACGTCTGGAGATACGGCTTTCCGTAGTGCTCGAATGATTATTGCTGACTATATTAAAGTACCACAAATGAAAATTATGAACCGTATTTGGATCGCGGCACCATTGTTCATTGTGTCTATTTTCTTAACGACTGTTGACTTCACCATGTTATGGCAATATTTTAACTGGGCTAACCAATCTACAGCTGTTATTGCACTTTGGATCGGGGCAATGTTCTTATATATCGCTCGCCGAAACTACTGGATCGCGATTATTCCAGCTTGGTTTATGAGTGTAACGGCTACTGCTTATATTATGAACGCACCGATTGGCTTTAATTTACCAATGCAAGTCTCTGTCATTATTAGTATTCTCTTTACCGTGTTGTTAACCGTACTCTTCTTCAGGGCTGCTAGCAAACGTCGAGCAAGCAATCATCCTTTAGAAGACGATGTATCTGACTGGAAACAAAGCGCATAA
- a CDS encoding alpha-keto acid decarboxylase family protein, with protein MASDQTETIGDYLYEALRKEGIKDVFGVPGDYNFALLDTLERTDGLRFIHNRNELNAGYAADGYARLHGISALVTAFGVGELSAANAIAGANCENIPIIHIVGAPDRDKQAKGLQVHHTLMNGDFGIFKRMFAEISAYSTVVTPSNARTEITKAIQLAKDYQKPVYLMIADDLTNESILEEETNSIEAFETDQQTLAQAIRHLDVKLKESKNPVLLVDTKVKSFELEKMIQTVTKTFHIPVASMMYGKGSVDESLEEYIGLYAGDFGSHEVRDIVEQSDCVIGVGLVWADTNTANFTASIQKEQLIDIQPHYVRVEHATYEQVKAYDVLKQIGQLDLSKNESYQRTISFPYGSGEEVEDGPLRAKQYYPMLQDFIKEEDVVVVETGTFFYGMSQARMKKGVSYLKQGGWQSIGFATAAAFGASIAAPSRRTLLFTGDGSLQLTAQEISSMLYYDCKPIIFILNNQGYTIEKYLNTETKEQDYNEIPQWNYEALLEGFGGGASSFTAKTTTELKEVLQKVNEVDQLCVVELVVDDPMDAPDYVKQIRAFKKEE; from the coding sequence ATGGCTTCAGATCAGACAGAAACAATTGGGGACTATTTATATGAAGCATTGCGAAAGGAAGGGATAAAAGACGTATTCGGCGTTCCTGGTGATTACAATTTTGCATTACTCGATACATTAGAACGAACAGACGGGTTACGCTTTATTCATAATCGAAATGAATTAAATGCAGGTTATGCCGCGGACGGATATGCCCGTCTGCATGGAATTTCCGCACTTGTTACGGCGTTCGGTGTTGGGGAACTTAGCGCGGCAAACGCAATTGCAGGGGCGAATTGCGAAAATATCCCGATTATTCATATTGTTGGTGCGCCGGATCGCGATAAACAAGCAAAAGGTTTACAAGTTCACCATACATTAATGAATGGAGACTTTGGCATATTTAAACGCATGTTCGCAGAAATTTCAGCATACTCGACCGTTGTCACGCCGAGTAATGCAAGAACGGAAATAACAAAAGCGATTCAACTAGCAAAAGATTATCAGAAACCGGTTTATTTGATGATTGCGGATGATCTGACAAATGAATCAATACTAGAAGAAGAGACGAACTCGATTGAGGCTTTTGAAACCGATCAACAAACCCTTGCTCAAGCAATTCGTCACCTTGATGTAAAGTTGAAAGAGAGCAAAAACCCAGTCTTGCTTGTTGATACGAAAGTAAAGAGTTTTGAATTAGAAAAGATGATTCAAACCGTTACGAAAACGTTCCATATTCCAGTAGCCAGTATGATGTATGGAAAAGGATCGGTAGACGAAAGTTTAGAAGAATACATCGGATTGTACGCAGGAGATTTTGGCAGCCATGAAGTGAGAGACATAGTCGAGCAATCTGATTGCGTCATTGGTGTCGGTCTCGTATGGGCAGATACGAACACCGCAAATTTCACTGCATCCATACAAAAAGAACAGCTTATAGACATTCAGCCTCACTACGTAAGAGTCGAGCATGCGACTTATGAACAGGTAAAAGCGTATGATGTACTGAAACAAATCGGCCAGCTTGATTTATCAAAAAATGAATCGTATCAAAGGACGATTTCTTTCCCATATGGAAGCGGTGAGGAGGTGGAGGACGGACCACTACGTGCAAAACAGTATTACCCGATGTTGCAAGACTTTATTAAAGAAGAGGATGTCGTTGTAGTCGAAACGGGTACGTTTTTTTATGGAATGTCTCAAGCCCGCATGAAAAAAGGGGTTAGCTACTTAAAGCAAGGCGGCTGGCAATCGATTGGGTTTGCAACGGCGGCAGCATTCGGAGCGAGTATTGCAGCACCAAGCCGTCGAACTCTTCTTTTTACAGGAGATGGTTCGCTACAGCTAACTGCTCAAGAAATCAGTTCAATGCTTTATTACGATTGTAAGCCAATTATTTTTATCTTAAATAATCAGGGCTACACAATTGAAAAATATTTAAATACGGAAACGAAAGAGCAAGACTACAATGAGATTCCACAGTGGAATTATGAAGCGCTTCTTGAAGGCTTTGGCGGAGGCGCAAGCAGCTTCACAGCGAAAACAACGACGGAACTAAAAGAAGTTCTTCAAAAAGTAAACGAAGTTGATCAACTTTGCGTGGTAGAATTAGTTGTTGATGATCCAATGGATGCACCAGACTATGTAAAACAAATTCGAGCATTTAAAAAAGAAGAGTAG
- the guaA gene encoding glutamine-hydrolyzing GMP synthase has protein sequence MQVTNHETIVVLDFGGQYNQLITRRIRDLGVYSELHSHKTTAEEIKALNPIGIIFSGGPNSAYVEGAPSCDPAIYDLGIPILGICYGVQLMTHHFGGKVEKASHREYGKAVLHVENQSDLFKGLPIEQTVWMSHGDKIIAPPEGFTVDGSNPSCPVAAMSDESRKFYGVQFHPEVRHSEFGNELLKNFAFTICGSKGDWSMENFIEEEIKKIREQVGDRHVLCALSGGVDSSVVAVLIHKAIGDQLTCMFIDHGLLRKDEAESVMETFSEGFNMNVVKIDAADRFLGKLKGVTDPEQKRKIIGNEFIYVFDEEAAKLKDKKMDFLAQGTLYTDIIESGTDTAQTIKSHHNVGGLPEDMSFELIEPLNALFKDEVRALGSELGIADEIVWRQPFPGPGLGIRVLGEITDEKLTIVRESDAILREEIKKAGLEREIWQYFTALPNMRSVGVMGDARTYDYTVGIRAVTSIDGMTSDWARIPWDVLEIISTRIVNEVAHVNRIVYDVTSKPPSTIEWE, from the coding sequence ATGCAAGTGACGAATCATGAAACAATTGTTGTTCTTGATTTCGGAGGGCAGTATAATCAATTGATTACACGTCGTATCCGCGACTTAGGCGTGTATAGTGAGCTACACTCTCACAAAACTACGGCCGAAGAAATTAAAGCATTAAATCCAATTGGGATTATTTTCTCTGGTGGACCAAACAGTGCATACGTAGAAGGAGCACCTTCTTGTGATCCAGCTATCTATGATTTAGGTATTCCGATCTTAGGAATATGTTATGGTGTTCAGCTGATGACCCACCATTTTGGCGGGAAAGTTGAAAAAGCATCCCACCGTGAGTATGGGAAAGCTGTGTTACATGTAGAAAATCAATCTGACTTATTTAAAGGTTTGCCGATTGAGCAAACGGTTTGGATGAGTCATGGTGATAAAATTATTGCGCCACCAGAAGGTTTTACGGTTGACGGTTCAAACCCATCTTGCCCAGTAGCTGCAATGAGCGATGAGTCAAGAAAATTCTATGGTGTTCAGTTCCACCCAGAAGTACGTCATTCTGAATTCGGAAATGAATTGCTAAAGAACTTTGCATTCACAATTTGTGGATCTAAAGGCGATTGGTCAATGGAGAATTTCATTGAAGAAGAAATCAAAAAAATTCGTGAGCAAGTTGGCGATCGTCACGTTTTATGCGCGTTAAGCGGTGGCGTTGATTCTTCTGTCGTGGCTGTTTTAATTCATAAAGCAATTGGTGACCAACTAACGTGTATGTTTATTGATCATGGATTACTACGTAAAGATGAAGCTGAGAGTGTCATGGAGACATTCAGTGAAGGCTTCAATATGAATGTCGTCAAAATTGATGCAGCTGATCGCTTCTTAGGAAAACTTAAAGGTGTAACAGACCCTGAGCAAAAGCGTAAAATCATTGGAAATGAATTTATTTACGTGTTTGACGAGGAAGCAGCGAAATTAAAAGATAAGAAAATGGACTTCCTTGCTCAAGGAACTCTTTATACAGATATTATTGAGTCTGGTACAGATACAGCCCAAACGATTAAATCCCACCACAATGTTGGCGGTTTACCAGAAGATATGAGCTTTGAATTAATCGAGCCATTAAATGCTTTATTTAAAGATGAAGTACGTGCGCTTGGTTCTGAGCTTGGTATAGCAGACGAAATTGTTTGGCGTCAACCTTTCCCTGGACCAGGTTTAGGCATTCGTGTACTAGGTGAAATTACTGATGAAAAGCTAACCATCGTTCGCGAAAGTGATGCAATTTTACGTGAAGAAATTAAGAAAGCTGGACTTGAGCGTGAAATTTGGCAGTACTTTACTGCGCTTCCAAACATGCGAAGTGTAGGCGTAATGGGCGATGCTCGTACGTATGATTATACTGTAGGTATTCGCGCTGTAACATCGATTGACGGTATGACGTCTGATTGGGCACGTATCCCTTGGGATGTGTTAGAGATTATCTCTACTCGTATTGTTAACGAAGTTGCGCACGTCAACCGCATCGTGTACGATGTGACGAGCAAGCCACCATCCACAATCGAGTGGGAGTAA
- a CDS encoding transglutaminaseTgpA domain-containing protein, with protein sequence MSHNNYALRDYFLYGLGFILLLEWLYPVPYITSGGSVSAFIVIAALFFIITLLKLPIILSFLLRVVVTIGALFWLFPSSQEVQESWFSLVVQDFFDNLIYILAGNVLELSELFRTFLFIVLLSILSYLLHYWIVHVRRILLFLIVSVVYVGAIDSFTDYSGEASIVRLFIIGMILVVTLRLLKNGEKNGSFSFLKIGKVMAFISVFILTAASLSFAMPKPEPQWSDPVPFLETVFGFSSGGTPIQRIGYSEDDSMLGGGFVQDDTPVFEATIEQGEYWKGETKNYYTGSGWDLSIDETNEGHVSPPIQSDELEAVEREEKVAQLQFYGEGEQRFNHFFYPGELLSDEIENVHTEQVEPVVIHPVSNQATFLNGQVPPNQYELAYFEQTFQIAGLKEDGEGFSDLEMDAYTQLPEALPDRVQELAEELTTTSETVYDQVRAIERYLRGPEFQYETEDVPVPGANQDYVDQFLFETQRGYCDNFSTAMAVMLRTLDIPTRWVKGFTEGELLETNEDNQSFLISNNNAHSWVEVYFPSAGWVSFEPTPSFSGFNYEQEQLDLENNDLEEIPTPEEQEDLELPEEEAQVEETEEGTNDEAASNEQQSYGWLIGTSIGLLIILSTLVFVFRKRLSTTYVNRKQRSAQSVEDYARSFEHLLWLLRLYGVKRKENQTIREYARYVEKELALQDSPMVELAETYEQFLYSDNKHQLNKQKFDENWKKMLKQITS encoded by the coding sequence GTGAGTCATAACAATTATGCGTTACGTGATTATTTTTTATATGGGCTAGGATTTATTTTATTACTCGAATGGCTTTATCCAGTTCCTTACATTACGAGTGGTGGAAGCGTCTCGGCATTTATTGTTATTGCGGCGCTGTTTTTTATTATTACGCTTTTAAAACTACCGATTATTCTCTCTTTTCTACTAAGAGTCGTTGTTACCATTGGTGCGTTATTTTGGCTCTTTCCTTCTAGCCAAGAGGTTCAAGAGTCTTGGTTTTCCCTAGTGGTACAGGATTTTTTTGATAATTTGATTTACATTCTCGCAGGTAATGTTTTAGAGCTCTCAGAATTATTTCGTACGTTTCTATTCATTGTTTTATTGTCTATCTTAAGTTACTTGCTTCATTATTGGATCGTTCATGTTAGAAGGATCTTGCTGTTTTTAATTGTAAGCGTCGTATATGTAGGGGCGATTGATTCATTCACAGATTATAGTGGGGAAGCATCCATTGTTCGTTTATTTATCATTGGAATGATCCTTGTAGTGACGCTTCGTTTATTAAAAAATGGAGAAAAAAATGGAAGCTTTTCTTTTTTGAAAATAGGAAAAGTCATGGCTTTTATCAGCGTATTTATTCTAACGGCTGCTTCTTTAAGTTTTGCGATGCCAAAACCTGAGCCACAATGGTCAGACCCTGTTCCTTTTCTTGAAACTGTATTTGGTTTTTCAAGTGGAGGTACACCGATTCAACGCATTGGCTATAGTGAAGATGACAGTATGCTAGGTGGTGGGTTTGTTCAAGACGATACTCCTGTTTTTGAAGCAACCATAGAGCAGGGAGAGTACTGGAAAGGCGAAACGAAAAATTATTACACTGGGTCTGGTTGGGATTTATCAATCGATGAAACAAATGAGGGACATGTATCTCCACCTATACAGTCTGACGAACTTGAAGCAGTAGAGCGAGAAGAAAAAGTAGCACAGCTGCAGTTTTATGGAGAAGGAGAGCAACGTTTTAATCATTTCTTTTATCCAGGTGAGTTACTCTCAGACGAAATTGAAAATGTCCATACGGAACAAGTCGAACCGGTAGTTATTCACCCGGTATCAAATCAAGCGACTTTTTTAAATGGACAAGTCCCGCCTAATCAGTATGAGTTAGCCTACTTTGAGCAAACGTTCCAAATAGCTGGATTGAAAGAAGATGGGGAAGGGTTTTCGGACCTTGAAATGGATGCGTATACTCAGCTCCCTGAAGCGTTGCCTGATCGCGTACAAGAGCTTGCCGAGGAACTAACGACAACAAGTGAGACGGTCTATGATCAGGTGAGGGCGATTGAACGTTATTTGCGTGGTCCTGAGTTTCAATATGAAACAGAAGATGTTCCGGTGCCCGGTGCTAACCAAGACTATGTGGACCAATTTTTATTTGAGACGCAAAGAGGCTATTGTGATAATTTTTCAACGGCGATGGCAGTGATGCTCCGAACCCTTGATATTCCAACAAGGTGGGTAAAAGGGTTTACGGAAGGTGAGCTTCTCGAAACAAATGAAGACAATCAATCGTTTTTAATTTCAAACAATAACGCGCATTCATGGGTTGAAGTTTATTTTCCGAGTGCTGGATGGGTATCGTTTGAACCAACGCCTAGTTTTTCTGGCTTTAATTATGAACAAGAACAGTTGGATCTTGAAAATAATGATTTAGAGGAAATTCCGACACCAGAAGAGCAAGAGGACCTTGAGCTTCCTGAAGAAGAAGCGCAGGTTGAAGAAACAGAAGAAGGAACAAATGACGAGGCAGCTTCAAATGAGCAGCAATCGTATGGCTGGCTTATTGGAACAAGTATTGGTTTATTGATTATTCTCAGTACGCTGGTGTTTGTCTTCCGAAAAAGATTAAGTACAACCTATGTCAATCGGAAACAACGATCTGCTCAGTCAGTAGAAGATTACGCACGATCCTTTGAGCATTTGCTTTGGTTGTTACGATTGTATGGTGTGAAACGAAAAGAAAACCAAACGATACGTGAGTACGCTCGATACGTAGAAAAAGAATTAGCGCTTCAAGACAGTCCGATGGTGGAGTTGGCAGAAACGTACGAGCAATTTCTATATAGCGACAACAAACACCAGTTAAATAAGCAGAAATTTGATGAAAATTGGAAAAAGATGCTGAAACAAATCACTTCTTGA
- a CDS encoding DUF58 domain-containing protein, giving the protein MNTSTIKQASRFVLRWLIAIIIFSLSFMFAMFQGGFVSWFLFYGLVFVFLFSCMIPFLSVIGLKIDRTLRNNSIEVGEVVTVEVTLSKPAYIPFFYYQLIDRTPETFISEKSEQLFSFSFDNRFTLSYDAKGLQRGVYQFNQASVYANDLIGLIWVKRSLQVNTEVVVSPPFYKIANKHELFAYSSQAKHVRKGLNEDLISSIRHYAAGDRLSKIDWKRSAGVSGLLTKEFETEEDKGVTVVHFATSDDAFADPLQYEESIKDAASITSTLIQDRIHTTLIVYNDEWVRKELTQKNWKHALRLFAMINPVPQTKAEWAFPEKGGLCFFITPRLSKSILHMIRTTAMNRINVYLVATEALTQEQFLEVRKAGGHVFIPHQHHDRLRGEKSES; this is encoded by the coding sequence ATGAATACATCCACGATAAAGCAGGCGAGTCGATTTGTTTTAAGGTGGCTCATAGCCATAATAATCTTCTCACTTTCTTTTATGTTTGCCATGTTTCAAGGTGGATTTGTTAGTTGGTTTCTTTTCTACGGGCTGGTGTTTGTCTTTCTTTTTTCCTGTATGATTCCGTTTCTATCCGTCATTGGCTTAAAGATAGATCGAACGTTGCGAAACAATAGCATTGAAGTAGGGGAAGTTGTAACCGTAGAAGTAACATTGTCCAAGCCTGCTTACATTCCGTTTTTCTATTACCAACTTATAGACCGCACGCCAGAAACATTTATATCCGAAAAAAGTGAGCAACTTTTTTCATTTTCGTTTGATAATCGATTTACGCTTTCTTATGATGCAAAGGGGTTGCAAAGAGGGGTGTATCAGTTCAATCAAGCAAGTGTGTATGCCAATGATTTAATCGGTTTAATCTGGGTGAAGCGGTCACTGCAAGTGAATACCGAAGTCGTTGTTTCGCCACCTTTCTATAAAATTGCCAACAAACATGAATTATTTGCTTATTCTAGTCAAGCGAAGCATGTTCGAAAAGGGTTAAATGAAGATTTGATTTCAAGTATTAGACATTATGCTGCAGGTGACCGATTAAGTAAAATTGACTGGAAACGTTCAGCAGGTGTAAGTGGTCTGTTGACGAAAGAATTTGAAACGGAAGAAGATAAAGGCGTTACTGTTGTGCATTTTGCAACAAGCGATGATGCATTTGCCGACCCTCTACAATACGAGGAGAGTATTAAAGATGCGGCGTCGATAACGTCTACGCTCATTCAAGACCGTATACATACAACCTTGATTGTTTATAACGATGAGTGGGTCCGCAAAGAGCTCACACAAAAAAATTGGAAGCATGCGTTACGGCTATTTGCCATGATTAATCCGGTTCCACAAACGAAGGCAGAATGGGCATTTCCTGAAAAAGGTGGGCTTTGTTTCTTCATCACGCCGCGTTTGTCTAAGTCGATTCTTCATATGATTCGCACTACGGCTATGAATCGCATAAACGTTTATCTTGTAGCAACCGAAGCATTAACACAAGAACAGTTCCTCGAAGTTCGTAAAGCTGGAGGACATGTGTTTATCCCCCATCAACATCATGATCGTTTAAGGGGTGAAAAAAGTGAGTCATAA
- a CDS encoding MoxR family ATPase has protein sequence MLTIDKIIENVETVMIGKRKEIKLSLVALLAGGHVLLEDVPGVGKTVFVRAMAKTIGGSFKRIQFTPDLLPSDVTGVAIYNQKTQLFEFKAGPIIANVVLADEINRTSPKTQSALLEALEEGNVTVDGETMQIHAPFFVLATQNPIEYAGTFPLPEAQLDRFLIKINLGYPSVKEELELLNRVEKEHPIHSISNVIELEEVITLQKVARNIYINEAVKTYIVNLIHATRMSKAIELGASPRATIALMRASQANALINGKDFVTPDDVKEIASSVLSHRIRLTNESLLKEKKVEEVIESILAHIRVPVMDKKDNFK, from the coding sequence ATGTTAACGATAGATAAAATAATCGAAAATGTAGAAACCGTCATGATAGGGAAACGAAAAGAGATAAAACTTTCACTCGTTGCGTTGCTAGCAGGTGGTCATGTTTTGCTAGAAGATGTGCCTGGAGTAGGGAAAACCGTCTTCGTTCGAGCCATGGCTAAAACCATCGGAGGTTCGTTCAAACGCATTCAATTTACGCCCGATTTGCTTCCTTCAGACGTAACAGGTGTTGCGATTTACAATCAAAAAACTCAATTATTTGAATTTAAAGCTGGCCCAATAATCGCGAATGTCGTACTAGCCGATGAGATCAATCGTACCTCGCCTAAAACGCAGTCAGCGTTACTCGAAGCTTTAGAAGAGGGGAATGTTACAGTTGATGGCGAAACGATGCAGATTCATGCGCCATTTTTTGTGCTAGCAACACAGAACCCGATCGAATATGCAGGGACGTTTCCATTACCAGAGGCTCAGCTTGATCGATTTCTAATCAAAATCAACTTAGGGTATCCGTCAGTGAAAGAAGAACTTGAGTTATTAAATCGAGTGGAGAAAGAACACCCGATTCACTCAATTTCGAATGTGATTGAGTTAGAAGAAGTGATTACACTACAAAAAGTTGCGAGAAACATCTATATTAATGAAGCTGTTAAAACGTATATCGTCAATTTGATTCATGCGACAAGAATGAGTAAAGCGATTGAATTAGGTGCAAGTCCAAGGGCGACGATTGCCCTCATGCGAGCAAGTCAAGCAAATGCGTTAATAAATGGAAAAGACTTCGTGACCCCTGATGATGTGAAAGAAATTGCGTCATCTGTGTTAAGTCATCGGATACGACTGACAAATGAATCTTTACTAAAAGAAAAGAAAGTGGAAGAAGTGATCGAGAGCATTCTTGCACATATTCGCGTACCAGTAATGGATAAGAAGGACAATTTTAAATGA
- a CDS encoding thioredoxin family protein, with translation MHLKKWFDKGMTTQEYIESMQVNQESLLSIFHGYQLSQEAKQVTQASVGKGIKAVVLTADWCGDAMVNIPVFLKLTQNSLMECRFLIRDENLELMDQYLTNGRARSIPIILFMDENGEELAKWGPRAQEIEEVVSSYKTSLPEKDAPTYEKEFKETFLPKMHQLFKEKSTWAAVEKDLLTVFKTFPSL, from the coding sequence ATGCATTTAAAAAAATGGTTTGATAAAGGGATGACCACGCAAGAATATATAGAATCTATGCAGGTAAACCAAGAATCACTGCTTTCAATTTTTCATGGTTATCAACTTAGTCAAGAAGCAAAACAAGTGACACAGGCTTCAGTAGGTAAAGGGATAAAAGCAGTTGTACTCACAGCAGATTGGTGTGGCGATGCGATGGTGAATATTCCTGTATTCCTGAAATTGACACAAAATAGCTTAATGGAATGTCGATTTCTCATTAGAGATGAGAATTTAGAGCTTATGGATCAGTATTTAACAAATGGACGAGCTCGTTCAATTCCAATCATTCTTTTTATGGACGAAAATGGAGAGGAACTTGCAAAATGGGGGCCGCGGGCACAGGAAATTGAGGAAGTCGTTTCAAGTTATAAAACGTCTTTACCTGAAAAAGATGCACCAACGTATGAAAAAGAATTTAAAGAAACATTCCTCCCAAAAATGCATCAATTATTCAAAGAAAAATCAACGTGGGCAGCTGTTGAAAAAGATCTATTAACGGTGTTCAAAACGTTTCCTTCACTTTAA